In the genome of Pseudomonas putida, one region contains:
- a CDS encoding ABC transporter permease, whose protein sequence is MNEHRVINFMLRSFVVLVFLFILTPIIGSFVFSFNVDRFPSLPLGGFSLRWYEAIAVDPQVWQAFNNSLVVGVVVSLVSTLLGFTAAYTDFRYHFFGKSVYMALALLPPTIPVVILGLAMLAFLSRIGLSGELYAVMICHIVMCSPFAMAVIRMRLAQMDPQLEAAAWNLSASQWQAMRYVILPFTAPSIFAALFVTMAVSFDEFAVAWFVSGLNETVPVRILNTLQGQVSPTINAIGTIVFITTITLTIVAQVLLMRRQKKPADGKKS, encoded by the coding sequence ATGAACGAACACCGTGTCATCAACTTCATGTTGCGCAGCTTTGTCGTGCTGGTGTTCTTGTTCATCCTCACGCCGATCATTGGCAGCTTCGTGTTTTCCTTCAACGTCGACCGCTTCCCATCCTTGCCCCTGGGTGGCTTCAGTTTGCGCTGGTACGAAGCGATTGCCGTCGACCCGCAAGTCTGGCAAGCCTTCAACAACAGCCTGGTCGTCGGTGTGGTGGTATCGCTGGTTTCCACGCTGCTGGGCTTCACTGCCGCCTATACCGACTTTCGTTATCACTTTTTTGGCAAGTCGGTGTACATGGCATTGGCACTGCTGCCTCCTACCATTCCGGTGGTGATTCTGGGCCTGGCGATGCTAGCTTTCTTGTCGCGAATCGGCCTGTCCGGCGAGCTGTATGCCGTCATGATCTGCCACATCGTCATGTGCTCACCCTTCGCCATGGCGGTGATTCGCATGCGCCTGGCGCAGATGGACCCGCAACTGGAGGCCGCCGCCTGGAACCTGAGCGCCAGCCAATGGCAGGCCATGCGCTACGTGATCCTGCCGTTCACCGCCCCGAGCATTTTCGCCGCACTGTTCGTGACCATGGCCGTGTCGTTCGACGAGTTCGCGGTGGCCTGGTTCGTTTCGGGCCTTAACGAAACAGTCCCGGTACGCATCCTCAATACTTTGCAAGGGCAGGTCAGCCCGACCATCAATGCGATAGGCACGATCGTTTTCATCACCACGATCACGCTGACGATCGTTGCCCAGGTTTTGCTCATGCGCCGGCAGAAGAAACCGGCTGACGGCAAAAAAAGCTGA
- a CDS encoding M24 family metallopeptidase — MQMPKTIQIQNGEKVKPTFSHQEYANRQSKLRSYLAQNNIDAAVFTSYHNINYYSDFLYCSFGRPYALVVTQDAVVSISANIDGGQPWRRTVGTENIIYTDWQRDNYFVAIQQALPKAGRIGIEFDHLNLANRDKLGSRYPQAELVDVAAPCMRMRMIKSAEEHAIIRHGARVADIGGAAVVEALRDQVPEYEVALHATQAMVREIARTFPDSELMDTWTWFQSGINTDGAHNPVTSRKVNKGDILSLNCFPMIAGYYTALERTLFLDHCSDEHLRLWEVNVKVHEAGLKLIKPGMRCSDIAHQLNEIFLEHDLLQYRTFGYGHSFGTLSHYYGREAGLELREDIDTVLEPGMVVSIEPMIMLPEGLPGAGGYREHDILIVNENGAENITKFPYGPEHNIIKK; from the coding sequence ATGCAAATGCCGAAAACAATACAGATTCAAAACGGCGAAAAAGTTAAGCCGACGTTCTCGCACCAGGAATACGCCAACCGCCAATCCAAGTTGCGCAGCTATCTGGCCCAGAACAATATCGACGCCGCCGTCTTCACGTCTTATCACAACATCAACTACTACAGCGATTTCCTGTATTGCTCGTTTGGCCGTCCTTATGCCCTGGTGGTGACTCAGGACGCCGTGGTGTCGATCAGCGCTAACATCGACGGTGGCCAGCCATGGCGGCGTACCGTGGGCACCGAAAACATCATTTACACTGACTGGCAGCGCGATAACTACTTTGTCGCGATTCAACAAGCCTTGCCCAAGGCCGGACGTATCGGGATCGAGTTCGACCACTTGAACCTGGCCAACCGCGACAAATTGGGCAGCCGTTATCCCCAGGCCGAGCTGGTGGACGTCGCCGCGCCATGCATGCGCATGCGCATGATCAAGTCGGCTGAAGAACACGCCATCATTCGTCACGGTGCCCGCGTTGCCGATATCGGTGGTGCTGCGGTGGTTGAGGCTCTGCGTGACCAGGTGCCTGAGTACGAAGTGGCGCTGCATGCCACCCAGGCCATGGTCCGTGAAATTGCCCGCACTTTCCCCGATTCCGAACTGATGGACACCTGGACCTGGTTCCAGTCTGGTATCAACACCGATGGCGCGCATAACCCGGTAACCTCTCGCAAGGTCAATAAGGGCGACATTCTGAGCCTCAACTGCTTCCCGATGATCGCCGGTTACTACACCGCGCTGGAGCGCACGTTGTTCCTCGACCATTGCTCCGATGAGCACCTGCGCCTGTGGGAGGTCAACGTCAAGGTCCACGAGGCCGGCCTGAAGCTTATCAAGCCAGGCATGCGTTGCAGCGATATTGCCCATCAGTTGAACGAGATTTTCCTCGAGCACGACCTGCTGCAATACCGCACCTTCGGTTATGGCCATTCGTTCGGCACCCTGAGCCATTATTACGGCCGTGAAGCTGGTCTTGAGCTGCGCGAAGACATCGACACCGTGCTGGAACCTGGCATGGTCGTGTCCATCGAGCCGATGATCATGCTGCCCGAAGGGCTGCCGGGTGCGGGTGGTTACCGCGAGCATGATATTCTGATCGTCAACGAAAACGGCGCTGAAAACATTACCAAGTTCCCATACGGCCCAGAACACAACATCATCAAGAAGTAA
- a CDS encoding ABC transporter ATP-binding protein, whose translation MTQPLVVFDNVTKHFGSYVAVEPMNLEIYKGEFVAIMGSSGCGKTTTLRMLAGLDKPSSGEIRLNGERINDLYSWQRDTPLVWQNLALFPFLSVLENVEFGLRMRGMGKAERRKKALHWLERLDLGEFSNRDISMLSGGQRQRVALARSLVTEPPILLLDEPLSALDAHLSVRMQAVLTGLQKDLGITFVYVTHSQSEAFAMADRVVIMSRGRVEQIGTPKDIFFEPHNRFVAEFIGGKNMLGGVVLGFDDTGLVQLDSAHGRFLARLPEDRSVAVGEEVTLCISAEHINLAAQPTTASRLACAVMGEEFIGSMVNIYLEAANGLELQVQKPYEDYDLLGLKSGQTVHVGWDDARALILRGN comes from the coding sequence ATGACTCAACCGTTAGTGGTATTTGATAACGTGACCAAACACTTCGGCAGTTACGTCGCTGTCGAACCGATGAACCTGGAAATCTACAAGGGCGAGTTCGTCGCGATCATGGGCTCTAGTGGCTGTGGTAAAACCACCACGCTGCGCATGCTTGCCGGGCTCGACAAGCCCAGCAGCGGTGAAATTCGCTTGAACGGCGAGCGCATCAACGACCTGTATTCCTGGCAAAGGGACACCCCGCTGGTGTGGCAGAACCTGGCGCTGTTCCCCTTTCTGAGCGTGCTTGAAAACGTCGAGTTTGGTTTGCGCATGCGCGGCATGGGCAAAGCTGAACGGCGCAAAAAAGCCCTGCACTGGCTAGAGCGCCTGGACCTGGGCGAGTTTTCCAACCGTGATATCAGCATGCTTTCTGGCGGGCAACGGCAGCGGGTGGCGCTGGCGCGTTCACTGGTCACCGAGCCCCCGATACTGCTGCTGGACGAACCGCTCAGTGCCCTCGATGCGCACTTGAGCGTGCGCATGCAGGCGGTGTTGACTGGGTTGCAGAAGGACCTTGGCATCACCTTCGTCTATGTTACCCACAGCCAATCCGAAGCCTTCGCCATGGCTGACCGCGTGGTGATCATGAGCCGTGGCCGGGTTGAGCAGATTGGCACGCCCAAGGATATTTTCTTCGAACCGCACAACCGTTTTGTCGCTGAATTCATTGGCGGCAAGAACATGCTTGGCGGCGTTGTGCTTGGCTTCGACGACACCGGGCTGGTGCAACTGGACTCGGCGCATGGTCGCTTTCTGGCACGCTTGCCCGAAGACCGATCTGTTGCGGTAGGGGAAGAGGTCACCCTGTGCATCAGTGCCGAACATATCAACCTCGCCGCGCAACCGACCACAGCCAGCCGCCTGGCGTGTGCCGTGATGGGGGAGGAGTTCATTGGGTCAATGGTCAACATATACCTGGAAGCCGCCAACGGGCTGGAACTGCAAGTGCAGAAGCCGTACGAGGATTACGACCTACTTGGGCTCAAGAGCGGGCAGACGGTGCATGTCGGGTGGGACGATGCGCGGGCGCTGATTTTACGTGGCAATTAG